A single genomic interval of Nonomuraea rubra harbors:
- a CDS encoding MFS transporter yields the protein MTSTDPATHAQEGAGSADSRLRSQPGSQSGSQPGPQSRPQPSPLPGPQPGLHTGPAWMVLALACACQFMVILDSSIVNVALPSVRDDLGFTSTGLAWVMNGYLLTFAGFMLLGGRAADLFGPRRILTAGLVVFSAASLAGGLATAPQVLVAARVAQGVGAALMAPATLAVITTSFTEPHARARAFGAWSAAGGVGGMAGALAGGAITTGLSWRWVFLINVPIGAALIGTALTALAGARPGRREPLDLAGAITGTAGLAALVYGVMQTADHGWTSVPVAGPVVAGLLLLGAFVAVQARLAARPMMPLRLFRVRGVAAGNGMLLLFGGITIAMWYFTSLFLQGVLGFSALQAGLGQTPAAVVFLVVARWAAVLMPRTGVRPLVLAGSACFLAGFGWLAQASAGSGYAVGVLGPTLLVALGIGLTFPTLMAAATAGVPEGDAGIVGGLASTAGQVGGSIGLAVLATAAGAASHYDRVFLIAAGLGLAIAAVSVLLPRHRTADPG from the coding sequence ATGACAAGCACCGACCCCGCGACGCACGCCCAAGAAGGCGCGGGCTCCGCGGACTCGCGGCTCCGCTCACAGCCCGGCTCGCAGTCCGGCTCACAGCCCGGCCCGCAGTCGCGCCCGCAGCCCAGCCCGCTGCCTGGACCGCAGCCCGGCCTGCACACTGGCCCGGCGTGGATGGTGCTGGCGCTGGCGTGCGCCTGCCAGTTCATGGTCATCCTGGACTCGTCCATCGTCAACGTCGCCCTGCCCTCGGTCCGCGACGACCTCGGCTTCACCTCCACCGGGCTGGCCTGGGTGATGAACGGCTACCTGCTCACCTTCGCCGGCTTCATGCTGCTGGGCGGGCGCGCCGCCGACCTGTTCGGCCCGCGCCGGATCCTGACCGCCGGGCTGGTCGTCTTCTCCGCCGCCAGCCTGGCCGGCGGCCTGGCGACCGCTCCGCAGGTCCTGGTGGCGGCCCGCGTCGCGCAGGGCGTCGGAGCCGCCCTGATGGCCCCGGCCACGCTGGCCGTGATCACCACCTCCTTCACGGAACCGCACGCGCGCGCCAGGGCGTTCGGCGCCTGGTCCGCCGCGGGCGGCGTGGGCGGGATGGCAGGCGCGCTCGCGGGCGGCGCCATCACCACCGGCCTGTCGTGGCGGTGGGTGTTCCTCATCAACGTGCCGATCGGCGCGGCGCTGATCGGCACGGCCCTGACGGCGCTGGCCGGCGCGCGGCCCGGCCGGCGCGAGCCGCTCGACCTCGCCGGCGCGATCACCGGGACGGCCGGGCTGGCCGCGCTGGTCTACGGGGTGATGCAGACCGCCGATCACGGCTGGACGTCCGTGCCGGTCGCCGGGCCGGTGGTGGCGGGCCTGCTGCTGCTCGGCGCCTTCGTCGCGGTGCAGGCGCGGCTCGCCGCCCGGCCGATGATGCCGCTGCGGCTGTTCAGGGTCCGGGGAGTGGCTGCGGGCAACGGCATGCTGCTGCTGTTCGGCGGGATCACCATCGCGATGTGGTACTTCACCTCGCTCTTCCTGCAGGGCGTCCTGGGATTCAGCGCCTTGCAGGCCGGGCTCGGGCAGACACCCGCGGCGGTCGTGTTCCTGGTGGTCGCGCGGTGGGCCGCCGTGCTGATGCCGCGGACCGGCGTGCGGCCCCTGGTCCTGGCCGGCAGCGCCTGCTTCCTGGCCGGGTTCGGCTGGCTCGCCCAGGCCTCCGCCGGCAGCGGGTACGCCGTCGGCGTACTCGGGCCCACGCTGCTCGTCGCGCTCGGCATCGGGCTGACCTTCCCCACCCTCATGGCCGCGGCGACCGCCGGCGTGCCCGAGGGGGACGCCGGCATCGTCGGCGGCCTGGCCAGTACGGCCGGCCAGGTGGGCGGGTCGATCGGCCTGGCGGTGCTGGCGACGGCCGCGGGCGCCGCCTCGCACTACGACCGGGTCTTCCTCATCGCGGCCGGGCTCGGCCTGGCCATCGCGGCGGTCAGCGTCCTGCTGCCACGGCACCGAACGGCTGATCCGGGGTGA
- the wrbA gene encoding NAD(P)H:quinone oxidoreductase gives MTVKVAVIYYSSTGTVHALAQAVAGGAASAGAEVRLRRVAELAPDSAIDENPRWRRHADATASIAAATIEDLAWADAFAFGTPTRFGAPAAQLKQFIDQAGGLWREGKLADKPVTAFTSAYNRHGGSEATILSLGNVFYHWGALIVPPGFTDPAVYAAGGNPYGTSMTGPATDGPDAATLEAARYQGRRLAEVTTRLLEGGRTAPDGGAATGVTALDGDAATGVTALDGGAVTVSQGV, from the coding sequence ATGACCGTCAAGGTCGCCGTCATCTACTACAGCTCCACCGGCACCGTGCACGCGCTCGCGCAGGCCGTCGCCGGGGGCGCCGCCTCGGCCGGGGCCGAGGTGCGGCTGCGCCGCGTCGCCGAGCTGGCGCCCGACAGCGCCATCGACGAGAACCCGCGCTGGCGGCGGCACGCCGATGCCACCGCCTCGATCGCCGCCGCCACGATCGAGGACCTGGCCTGGGCGGACGCGTTCGCGTTCGGGACGCCGACCCGGTTCGGCGCGCCGGCCGCGCAGCTCAAGCAGTTCATCGACCAGGCCGGCGGGCTGTGGCGGGAAGGGAAGCTGGCCGACAAGCCGGTCACGGCCTTCACCTCGGCGTACAACCGGCACGGCGGAAGCGAGGCCACGATCCTGTCGCTGGGCAACGTCTTCTACCACTGGGGGGCGCTGATCGTACCGCCGGGATTCACCGACCCCGCCGTGTACGCGGCCGGCGGCAACCCGTACGGCACCTCGATGACCGGCCCGGCCACCGACGGCCCGGACGCCGCGACGCTGGAAGCGGCCAGGTACCAGGGCCGGCGGCTGGCCGAGGTCACGACGCGGCTGCTGGAGGGCGGCCGTACGGCCCCGGACGGCGGTGCCGCGACGGGGGTCACGGCCCTGGACGGCGACGCAGCGACGGGCGTCACGGCCCTGGACGGCGGCGCCGTGACCGTTTCCCAGGGCGTGTGA
- a CDS encoding MarR family winged helix-turn-helix transcriptional regulator produces MDFEQADALNQAIRLLSLRHRARAAALLAPLGLHPGQEALLLELARSGPSIQTQLSEALGCEPPSVTLMVRKLEAAGHIRRAPAPADRRASIVELTDSGRELTGQIKRLWCDLAEETVTGLSAETVADLPGILRTLSGNVDAKGRHPHNDGRP; encoded by the coding sequence ATGGACTTCGAGCAAGCCGACGCGCTCAACCAGGCCATCCGCCTGCTGAGCCTGCGCCACCGGGCCAGGGCCGCGGCGTTGCTGGCCCCGCTCGGCCTGCACCCCGGGCAGGAGGCGCTGCTGCTCGAACTCGCCCGGTCAGGCCCCAGCATCCAGACCCAGCTCAGCGAGGCGCTCGGCTGCGAGCCGCCCAGCGTCACGCTCATGGTCCGCAAGCTCGAAGCCGCCGGCCACATCCGCCGCGCGCCCGCCCCCGCCGACAGGCGCGCCAGCATCGTCGAGCTCACCGACAGCGGCAGGGAGCTGACCGGGCAGATCAAGCGGCTCTGGTGCGACCTGGCGGAGGAGACGGTGACCGGCCTGTCCGCCGAGACGGTGGCGGACCTGCCCGGCATCCTCAGGACGCTGTCCGGCAACGTGGACGCGAAAGGCCGCCACCCGCACAACGACGGCCGGCCCTGA
- a CDS encoding carotenoid oxygenase family protein, whose amino-acid sequence MTTPFKDGFAPVSEEITAFDLDVTGRIPAELNGRYLRNGPNPLSLDDPSAGHLFFGEGMVHGVRLRDGRAEWYRNRWVRSARVAGRLGEEARPGPVHAGLDFSANTHVIGLGGRTFATVEAGALPYELGYELDTIGACDFGGGLPGGFAAHTHLDPVTGELHALAYFFGWDHHQHLVLDPKGVVQRVTDIPVADKPMVHDFALTERFVVIYDLPVTFSLAHAERGDRLPYAWNDDHPARIGLMSRESGDVRWVDAPPCWVFHTLNAYDDGDEVVVDVVSYPKGFVDARLDLGGPPALDRWRIDLTTGRVGQARLDDRAQEFPRMDERRTGRPYRYGYTAVTRELVDVVGGGVAGELEDLADDAFGNTLIKHDLRRGTQESRELGRGAYVGEPVFVGAGEAEDDGYVLSFVNNPARGAADLVILSAQDFTGEPVATVHLPARVPLGFHGSWIAD is encoded by the coding sequence ATGACCACTCCCTTCAAGGATGGATTCGCCCCGGTGAGCGAGGAGATCACCGCGTTCGACCTCGACGTCACCGGCCGCATCCCGGCCGAGCTCAACGGCCGCTACCTGCGTAACGGCCCCAACCCGCTCAGCCTCGACGACCCCAGCGCCGGCCACCTGTTCTTCGGCGAGGGCATGGTGCACGGGGTGCGGCTGCGCGACGGCCGCGCCGAGTGGTACCGCAACCGGTGGGTGCGCAGCGCGCGCGTCGCCGGGCGGCTCGGCGAGGAGGCCAGGCCGGGGCCCGTGCACGCCGGGCTGGACTTCTCGGCCAACACCCACGTCATCGGGCTGGGCGGGCGCACGTTCGCCACCGTGGAGGCGGGGGCGCTGCCGTACGAGCTGGGGTACGAGCTCGACACCATCGGCGCCTGCGACTTCGGCGGTGGGCTGCCGGGCGGGTTCGCCGCGCACACCCACCTCGACCCGGTCACCGGCGAGCTGCACGCGCTGGCGTACTTCTTCGGCTGGGACCACCACCAGCACCTCGTGCTCGACCCCAAGGGCGTGGTCCAGCGGGTCACCGACATCCCGGTCGCCGACAAGCCGATGGTGCACGACTTCGCGCTCACCGAACGGTTCGTGGTGATCTACGACCTGCCTGTCACGTTCAGCCTGGCCCACGCGGAGAGGGGCGACCGGCTGCCGTACGCGTGGAACGACGACCACCCCGCGCGCATCGGGCTCATGTCGCGCGAGAGCGGCGACGTGCGGTGGGTGGACGCGCCGCCGTGCTGGGTCTTCCATACGCTCAACGCCTACGACGACGGCGACGAGGTGGTCGTGGACGTGGTCAGCTACCCCAAGGGGTTCGTGGACGCGCGGCTCGACCTGGGCGGGCCGCCCGCGCTCGACCGGTGGCGGATCGACCTCACCACCGGCCGCGTCGGGCAGGCGCGGCTGGACGATCGCGCCCAGGAGTTCCCGCGCATGGACGAGCGCCGCACCGGCAGGCCCTACCGCTACGGCTACACCGCCGTCACCAGGGAGCTGGTCGACGTCGTGGGCGGCGGCGTGGCCGGCGAGCTGGAGGATCTGGCGGACGACGCGTTCGGCAACACGCTCATCAAGCACGACCTGCGGCGGGGCACGCAGGAGTCGCGGGAGCTCGGGCGCGGCGCGTACGTGGGCGAGCCCGTCTTCGTCGGTGCCGGGGAGGCCGAGGACGACGGTTACGTGCTGTCGTTCGTCAACAACCCGGCCAGGGGGGCCGCCGACCTGGTGATCCTTTCCGCGCAGGACTTCACCGGCGAGCCGGTCGCCACCGTGCACCTGCCCGCCCGGGTGCCGCTCGGCTTCCACGGGAGCTGGATCGCCGACTGA
- a CDS encoding TetR/AcrR family transcriptional regulator: MVVTAYQQAQREGQSVVRAAILDAAKRLLVTEGPAALTVRRISGEVGCSTKVIYTLFGGKDGLGEALWLEGFARFEQVLLSVPARDDPFERLHLGLMAYREYALSEPDYYRVMFQGALPGLNPSPEAVQAAKRTFGLLVRGVADCLDAGLLRGAEAVEIADVLWMAVHGAVGLEISGFFDREVAGRRFRLLCVSVLTPFLACDDERDPS; this comes from the coding sequence ATGGTGGTTACCGCGTACCAGCAGGCCCAGCGCGAGGGGCAGAGCGTCGTCAGGGCGGCCATCCTCGACGCGGCCAAGCGGCTGCTCGTCACGGAGGGCCCGGCCGCGCTCACCGTGCGGCGGATCTCCGGCGAGGTGGGCTGCTCGACCAAGGTGATCTACACGCTCTTCGGCGGGAAGGACGGGCTCGGGGAGGCGCTCTGGCTGGAGGGGTTCGCGCGGTTCGAGCAGGTGCTGCTGTCGGTGCCGGCGCGCGACGACCCGTTCGAACGCCTGCACCTGGGGCTGATGGCCTACCGCGAGTACGCGCTGAGCGAGCCCGACTACTACCGGGTCATGTTCCAGGGGGCGCTGCCGGGGCTGAACCCCAGCCCGGAGGCGGTCCAGGCGGCCAAGCGCACGTTCGGGCTGCTGGTGCGGGGGGTGGCGGACTGCCTGGACGCCGGGCTGCTGCGCGGGGCCGAGGCAGTGGAGATCGCCGACGTGTTGTGGATGGCCGTGCACGGCGCCGTGGGGCTGGAGATCTCGGGATTCTTCGATCGGGAGGTGGCCGGGCGGCGGTTCCGGCTCCTCTGCGTCTCGGTGCTCACGCCGTTCCTGGCTTGCGACGATGAAAGGGACCCGTCATGA
- a CDS encoding glycosyltransferase family 2 protein — protein sequence MKNGARVTVVVASKDRLRALTRSLPLHPRPVILVDNGSTDGTATFVRRHFPDVHVVEAGRNLGAPGRNIGVQMADTPYVAFADDDSWWAPGALDRAADVLDAYPRLAVLGARVLVGPEERLDTVSEQMRHSPLGVEPDLPGPSVLGFLACGAVVRKEAFLDAGGFDDVIFFFGEEERLAVDLAAKGWGLAYVDDVVAHHHPSPARDPRGRQVLAARNAVLTAVLRRPWRVVARRSFEALRGGSAGREGLRTAVRRLPRALAERRGLPVSVERARRTLERADG from the coding sequence GTGAAGAACGGAGCCCGCGTCACGGTGGTCGTGGCGAGCAAGGACAGGCTGCGGGCGCTGACCCGCTCGCTCCCCCTGCACCCGCGCCCGGTGATCCTCGTGGACAACGGCTCCACCGACGGCACCGCCACGTTCGTCCGGCGCCACTTCCCCGACGTCCACGTGGTCGAGGCAGGCAGGAACCTGGGCGCCCCTGGCCGCAACATCGGCGTCCAGATGGCCGACACCCCCTACGTCGCCTTCGCCGACGACGACTCCTGGTGGGCGCCGGGCGCGCTGGACCGGGCCGCCGACGTGCTGGACGCCTACCCGCGCCTCGCGGTCCTGGGCGCGCGCGTGCTCGTGGGGCCCGAGGAGCGGCTGGACACGGTGTCGGAGCAGATGCGCCACTCCCCGCTCGGCGTCGAGCCCGACCTGCCGGGGCCGAGCGTGCTGGGGTTCCTGGCGTGCGGGGCGGTGGTGCGCAAGGAGGCGTTCCTCGACGCGGGAGGGTTCGACGACGTGATCTTCTTCTTCGGCGAGGAGGAGCGGCTGGCCGTGGATCTGGCCGCGAAGGGATGGGGGCTGGCGTACGTGGACGACGTGGTGGCGCACCACCACCCCTCGCCGGCCAGGGACCCGCGCGGCAGGCAGGTGCTGGCCGCGCGCAACGCCGTGCTGACGGCCGTGCTGCGCCGCCCGTGGCGGGTGGTGGCCAGGCGCTCGTTCGAGGCGCTGCGGGGCGGCTCCGCGGGCCGCGAGGGACTGCGTACGGCGGTGCGCAGGCTGCCGCGGGCGCTGGCCGAGCGACGGGGGCTGCCGGTCTCCGTGGAGCGGGCGCGGCGCACGCTGGAGCGGGCCGATGGCTGA
- a CDS encoding glycosyltransferase family 2 protein, whose amino-acid sequence MADPRVGAVVITWNRREEVLTALGRLLALPERPQVVLVDNGSADGTAEAVARAYPEVDVVALDENLGAVGRNVGVERLRTPYVAFADDDTWWEPGSLARAADRLDAHPRLAVVTARILAEPGGRDDPIVAELRDSPVPGPGWLPGPALGSFLAGASVLRREAFLECGGFSRRLWLGGEEELLAVDLATAGWELCYLEELTVHHQASERRDAHGRRRVGLRNTLWFTWLRRPLRAALRRTAHLARTVPRDRVSALAALDALRGLPWVLAERRCVPPRVEARLASLEASQENSRARRYVS is encoded by the coding sequence ATGGCTGACCCGCGCGTGGGCGCCGTCGTGATCACCTGGAACCGGCGCGAGGAGGTGCTGACCGCGCTGGGCCGCCTGCTCGCGCTCCCGGAACGGCCCCAGGTGGTGCTGGTGGACAACGGCTCCGCCGACGGCACCGCCGAGGCCGTGGCGCGCGCCTACCCCGAGGTGGACGTGGTCGCCCTGGACGAGAACCTGGGCGCCGTGGGCCGCAACGTCGGGGTGGAGCGGCTGCGCACGCCGTACGTGGCCTTCGCCGACGACGACACCTGGTGGGAGCCCGGCTCGCTGGCGCGGGCCGCCGACAGGCTGGACGCCCATCCCCGCCTGGCCGTCGTGACGGCCCGCATCCTGGCCGAGCCCGGCGGGCGCGACGACCCGATCGTGGCCGAGCTGCGCGACTCCCCCGTGCCCGGCCCCGGCTGGCTGCCCGGCCCGGCGCTGGGCAGCTTCCTGGCGGGGGCGTCGGTGCTGCGGCGGGAGGCGTTCCTCGAATGCGGCGGCTTCTCGCGGCGGCTGTGGCTGGGCGGCGAGGAGGAGCTGCTGGCCGTGGACCTGGCGACGGCCGGCTGGGAGCTGTGTTACCTGGAGGAGCTGACGGTCCACCACCAGGCCTCGGAGCGGCGGGACGCGCACGGCAGGCGGCGGGTGGGGCTGCGCAACACGCTCTGGTTCACCTGGCTGCGGCGGCCGCTGCGCGCGGCGCTGCGGCGTACCGCGCACCTGGCCAGGACGGTGCCACGCGACCGCGTCTCGGCGCTGGCGGCCCTGGACGCCCTGCGCGGGCTGCCGTGGGTGCTGGCGGAACGGCGGTGCGTGCCGCCGCGCGTGGAGGCCAGGCTGGCGAGCCTGGAGGCGTCCCAGGAGAACTCGCGGGCCCGCCGTTACGTCTCGTGA
- a CDS encoding DUF2795 domain-containing protein, which translates to MSTAPNPIDLQKHLSGVDYPASKDDLVKAARDHNAGDDIVQALQNMPDRQYDGPNAVSEAVTKR; encoded by the coding sequence ATGAGCACAGCACCGAATCCGATCGACCTGCAGAAGCACCTGAGCGGGGTCGACTATCCGGCCAGCAAGGACGACCTGGTCAAGGCCGCCCGCGACCACAACGCGGGCGACGACATCGTCCAGGCGCTGCAGAACATGCCCGACCGCCAGTACGACGGCCCGAACGCCGTCAGTGAGGCGGTCACCAAGCGCTGA
- a CDS encoding NAD(P)/FAD-dependent oxidoreductase: protein MTDILVLGGGYTGVAAAIRVAHRTRSTGARVTLVNASPRFTERLRLHQTAAGERLADHALTDVLAGSGVEFAQGRVTAVDPVRRQVSLGDGRTLGYDKLIYALGTVTDATVPGVAEHAHVYDDYAATVRLSEHLDTLTSGTVIVAGGGLTGVESAAELAEARPHLHVVLLTRGRPGSMMSRGARAYLDRALERLGVEVRAGADITKVLPDGVELAGGELIHSDATLWTTGTRGLPLAAESGLTVDERGRIVVDRVLRSVSHPDVYAVGDAAAVTQKFGVMHGTCQGGIPTGLGAADSLAATLLGRTPPPFRFGYVHQPVSLGRRDAVIQFTHPDDSPRRWYLTGRAAIAYKETVSSSPLPQFRLLKRGLVPVWAFGLTAGRS, encoded by the coding sequence ATGACCGACATCCTGGTACTCGGCGGGGGCTACACCGGCGTCGCGGCGGCCATCAGGGTCGCGCACAGGACCCGCTCCACGGGCGCGCGCGTCACGCTGGTGAACGCGTCCCCCAGGTTCACCGAGCGGCTGCGCCTGCACCAGACGGCGGCGGGTGAGCGGCTGGCCGACCACGCGCTGACCGACGTGCTGGCGGGCAGCGGCGTCGAGTTCGCGCAGGGGCGGGTGACCGCCGTCGACCCGGTACGGCGGCAGGTGAGCCTCGGCGACGGCCGCACCCTCGGCTACGACAAGCTGATCTACGCGCTCGGCACCGTCACCGACGCGACCGTCCCCGGAGTCGCCGAGCACGCCCACGTCTACGACGACTACGCGGCCACCGTGCGCCTCTCGGAGCACCTGGACACCCTCACCAGCGGCACGGTGATCGTCGCCGGCGGCGGGCTGACCGGCGTCGAGTCGGCCGCCGAGCTGGCCGAGGCCCGCCCGCACCTGCACGTCGTCCTGCTGACCAGGGGACGTCCCGGCTCGATGATGAGCCGGGGCGCGCGGGCGTACCTGGACAGGGCGCTGGAGCGGCTCGGCGTCGAGGTGCGCGCGGGCGCGGACATCACCAAGGTGCTGCCCGACGGCGTCGAGCTGGCCGGCGGCGAGCTGATCCACTCCGACGCCACGCTCTGGACGACCGGCACCAGAGGCCTCCCGCTGGCCGCCGAGTCGGGGCTGACCGTGGACGAACGCGGCCGGATCGTGGTGGACCGGGTGCTGCGCTCGGTCTCCCACCCGGACGTGTACGCCGTCGGCGACGCCGCCGCGGTCACCCAGAAGTTCGGCGTCATGCACGGCACCTGCCAGGGCGGCATCCCCACGGGCCTGGGCGCGGCCGACTCGCTGGCCGCCACGCTGCTCGGGAGGACGCCCCCGCCCTTCAGGTTCGGGTACGTCCACCAGCCCGTCAGCCTCGGCAGGCGGGACGCCGTCATCCAGTTCACCCACCCGGACGACAGCCCGCGCCGGTGGTACCTGACCGGACGCGCGGCCATCGCCTACAAGGAGACGGTCAGCAGCAGCCCGCTTCCCCAGTTCAGGCTGCTCAAGCGCGGCCTGGTGCCGGTCTGGGCGTTCGGGCTGACGGCCGGGCGCTCGTGA
- a CDS encoding prephenate dehydrogenase, with translation MDLRTVLVVGTGLIGTSAALALRKRGVRVLLADRDQGAVRLARELGAGEEWQPMKGGQSAAQAAERADLAIIAVPPAYVATELLELQRLDAARFYTDVASVKAEPIHRAAQLGCDLATYVASHPLAGREKSGPGAARDDLFLGRPWALCPTEEADPEAKAAVLRLIELCGANAVEVSAIDHDRAVAVVSHAPHVAASAVAARLADATDVALGLAGQGVRDVTRIAGSDPGLWLGILSGNASPVAEVLEAVANDLADAASALRALAEGDGTATNEITQLLKRGVVGHDRIPGKHGGPASSYAAVQVVIGDRPGQLARLFQVCDEVGVNVEDVRLEHAPGLPLGIAELSVEPDAAGTLTEALRERGWQVP, from the coding sequence ATGGATCTTCGTACCGTGCTCGTCGTCGGCACCGGTCTCATCGGCACGTCTGCGGCGCTGGCGCTGCGCAAGCGCGGGGTGCGGGTGCTGCTCGCCGACCGCGACCAGGGCGCCGTACGGCTGGCGCGGGAGCTCGGCGCGGGCGAGGAGTGGCAGCCGATGAAGGGCGGGCAGTCCGCGGCGCAGGCGGCCGAGCGGGCGGACCTGGCGATCATCGCGGTGCCTCCGGCGTACGTGGCGACGGAGCTGCTGGAGCTGCAGCGCCTGGACGCGGCCCGGTTCTACACCGACGTCGCCAGCGTCAAGGCCGAGCCCATCCACCGGGCCGCGCAGCTCGGCTGCGACCTGGCCACCTACGTCGCCTCCCACCCGCTGGCCGGCCGGGAGAAGTCGGGGCCGGGGGCGGCCAGGGACGACCTGTTCCTCGGGCGGCCATGGGCGCTGTGCCCGACCGAGGAGGCCGACCCGGAGGCGAAGGCGGCGGTGCTGCGGCTGATCGAGCTGTGCGGCGCCAACGCGGTGGAGGTCAGCGCCATCGACCACGACCGCGCGGTCGCCGTGGTCTCCCACGCGCCGCACGTGGCCGCCTCCGCCGTGGCCGCCCGGCTGGCCGACGCCACGGACGTCGCGCTGGGCCTGGCGGGGCAGGGCGTGCGCGACGTCACGCGGATCGCCGGCAGCGACCCCGGGCTGTGGCTGGGCATCCTGTCCGGCAACGCGTCCCCGGTCGCCGAGGTCCTGGAGGCCGTGGCCAACGACCTGGCCGACGCGGCGAGCGCGCTGCGCGCCCTGGCCGAGGGCGACGGCACCGCGACCAACGAGATCACCCAGCTGCTCAAGCGCGGCGTGGTCGGCCACGACCGCATCCCCGGCAAGCACGGCGGCCCCGCCTCCTCCTACGCCGCCGTCCAGGTCGTGATCGGCGACCGTCCCGGCCAGCTCGCGCGGCTGTTCCAGGTGTGCGACGAGGTCGGCGTCAACGTCGAGGACGTGCGCCTGGAGCATGCCCCCGGCCTGCCCCTGGGCATCGCCGAGCTGTCGGTGGAGCCCGACGCGGCAGGCACGCTCACCGAGGCCCTGCGCGAGCGCGGCTGGCAGGTTCCCTAG
- the aroH gene encoding chorismate mutase: MVRAIRGAIQVDANDRDSVISGTTELVSAIMERNSLSPDDVISVLFTATPDLTAEFPALAARKLGFHEVPLICCTEIDVPGALPRVVRLMAHVETDRPRSEIQHVYLRGAVALRQDIAQ; this comes from the coding sequence ATGGTGCGGGCGATCCGTGGGGCGATCCAGGTGGACGCCAACGACCGCGACTCGGTCATCTCCGGCACGACCGAGCTGGTCAGCGCGATCATGGAGCGCAACAGCCTGTCCCCGGACGACGTGATCAGCGTGTTGTTCACGGCCACGCCCGACCTGACGGCCGAGTTCCCGGCGCTCGCCGCGCGCAAGCTGGGTTTCCACGAGGTCCCGTTGATCTGCTGCACCGAGATCGACGTGCCGGGCGCGCTGCCCCGCGTCGTACGGCTGATGGCCCACGTGGAGACCGACCGCCCGCGTTCGGAGATCCAGCACGTCTATCTGCGCGGCGCGGTGGCGCTGCGCCAGGACATCGCCCAATAG